The nucleotide window AGATGAGCTGGTAGTGGAATACAAGAATAAGAAACCGGTAATTCCATATGCAGATCGAGCAGAAATTATTGAAGGAATTAAATATGTAGACATGGTCGTTCCCCAAGTAAATCGCGATAAATTTTCGGCGTGGGAAAACTTAAAGTTTGATGTCATGTTCGTGGGTGATGACTGGAAAGGAAGCCCTTTGTTCAGTGAGGTGGATAAGATGTTTAATAAAGTAGGGGTGGAAATTGTTTATTTTCCTTATACAAAAGGGGTTTCAACAACTGAACTAAAACATAAAATTCAGGTGAAAGAAAGAGTAATCTAAAACCTAAATATAACCAGAAGTGATGTGATCGAAAAAGTGAAAAAGGATTTGCTTTTTGTAATTGATTCTCTCGAGTGTGCAGGCGCAGAAAAGAGTCTGGTAACTTTATTGTCGTTAATCGATCGTACCAAATATAATGTCGATTTAATGTTATTTGGGCATGGAGGAGCTTTACAACAATTAGTTCCTTCATACGTGAATATACTTGAACCTATACGCTACACAAAGTTTACCGGTATGCCCTTGAAAAGGGCTGTTTGGTATTCAGCAAGGAATTTTAAATATGAAATGTTATTTTCCAGGTTAAGATACACAATAGAACTCAGGAGAAAGAAATATAGTAACGCTCAAAAAGCAAGAGTATTTTGGCAAAGTGCTTCACAGGTAATCGAGGAAAATCCTAAAACCTATGATATTGCAATAAGTTATGCGCAAGGAGTTCCGACGTTTTATGTTGCAGAAAAAGTAAAAGCTACTAAAAAGTTTGCTTGGGTAAATGTTTGTAGTAGCTTAGATGAATTAGAAAAGGAATATCAACAAAATTTCTATCGGCAATATAATGGAATTGTTGCAGTGTCTGACTCGGCAAAAGGGGCTTTTTTAGAAACATTTCGCAACTTTAAAAATAAAACGCAGGTGATCTATGATATCAATAATCCACAAACAATTATAGAAATGGCTAATCTTAACCTAGA belongs to Mesobacillus sp. AQ2 and includes:
- a CDS encoding adenylyltransferase/cytidyltransferase family protein, encoding MKQHKIGYTTGVFDLFHVGHLNILRRAKEQCEFLIVGVSTDELVVEYKNKKPVIPYADRAEIIEGIKYVDMVVPQVNRDKFSAWENLKFDVMFVGDDWKGSPLFSEVDKMFNKVGVEIVYFPYTKGVSTTELKHKIQVKERVI
- a CDS encoding glycosyltransferase, with the protein product MIEKVKKDLLFVIDSLECAGAEKSLVTLLSLIDRTKYNVDLMLFGHGGALQQLVPSYVNILEPIRYTKFTGMPLKRAVWYSARNFKYEMLFSRLRYTIELRRKKYSNAQKARVFWQSASQVIEENPKTYDIAISYAQGVPTFYVAEKVKATKKFAWVNVCSSLDELEKEYQQNFYRQYNGIVAVSDSAKGAFLETFRNFKNKTQVIYDINNPQTIIEMANLNLDIFNDGFKGIRILTIGRLAYGKGYDIAITAGKKLKEKRVKFRWYVLGKGPLEEEIKQLIQKNNLTEEFILLGVKANPYPYIKNSDIYVQTSRFEGFGLAIAEARMLNTPVVTTKFDAVFSQMIDQKNGLVVEMNADAVCEGILKLVENPDLREEIKNYLLTEKKGNVEEIEKFYRLIS